A genomic window from Thermoanaerobaculia bacterium includes:
- a CDS encoding MBL fold metallo-hydrolase has translation MVRTKIHVISSIFLLAVSLSAQNDYDEVVVSIHPVSGTVYMVEGAGGNIGISTGENGIVMVDAQFAPLAEKIRNAIGGVSKGKVRFLINTHWHSDHTSGNVAFGKEAMILAHENVRKLVTTEQKILGNTREPLPEVGWPVLTFSDGVKIYQNGEEIDVIHVPAAHTDGDSIVWFRTSNVLHTGDLMFSGRFPFVDLDHGGNVVTLLAQLKKILPTVNAETQIIPGHGPLSNRSDLETYIAMIEETLGVVKEKIEKGESLEKIKEEGLEKKWSGWSWSFIPTDRWIELLYGSLTQS, from the coding sequence ATGGTCCGAACAAAGATCCACGTCATTTCTTCAATTTTTCTTCTCGCCGTATCACTCTCGGCACAGAATGACTATGATGAAGTTGTTGTATCGATCCATCCTGTGTCAGGTACGGTATACATGGTGGAGGGAGCGGGTGGGAATATCGGTATCTCTACGGGAGAAAACGGAATCGTGATGGTGGACGCACAGTTCGCACCCCTGGCTGAAAAGATCCGGAATGCAATCGGAGGAGTCTCCAAAGGGAAAGTCAGGTTTCTCATCAACACACACTGGCACTCGGATCATACGAGTGGAAATGTTGCATTCGGAAAAGAAGCGATGATCCTGGCTCATGAGAATGTACGAAAGCTGGTCACCACGGAGCAGAAAATTCTCGGAAATACCAGGGAACCCCTTCCGGAGGTCGGTTGGCCGGTCCTCACCTTCTCGGATGGCGTGAAGATATACCAGAACGGGGAGGAGATCGATGTCATCCATGTGCCCGCGGCTCACACGGACGGGGATTCCATCGTGTGGTTCCGAACATCGAATGTCCTCCACACCGGGGACCTGATGTTTTCAGGACGATTTCCCTTCGTCGACCTCGATCATGGGGGGAATGTTGTGACTCTCCTGGCACAGCTGAAAAAGATCCTCCCCACGGTAAACGCGGAGACACAAATTATTCCCGGCCATGGCCCGCTGTCAAACCGATCTGATCTCGAAACCTACATTGCGATGATTGAGGAAACCCTCGGCGTCGTGAAGGAGAAAATAGAGAAGGGAGAATCGCTGGAGAAAATCAAAGAGGAGGGACTGGAAAAAAAATGGTCCGGCTGGTCATGGTCGTTCATCCCCACGGACCGCTGGATCGAACTCCTCTACGGGAGCCTGACCCAATCCTGA
- a CDS encoding ABC transporter permease, whose product MNLSNLFVVFKREYLQRVRTVTFWISTIIFPVFMGAIVFIPILIGEKQKAEFKVVIVDPSEIVYPMLKEELDKSRHNIELIKSRTEDTDELKRDVLGKKYNGYLIIPRDVLETGKVQYYGRNVANVIGLSRLETYVNRTVIATRLGERGISREDAGQIIQRVEFDTYKVTEKGEQKDKGASFFMAFLLFLTLYMVIILYGSFILRSVLEEKTTRVVEVLVTTIKPFPLMMGKIIGIAAVGFTQYMIWFVLGAVLFTAVLPGTGMAKEMGTMPITLGQSIYFFVFFILGYFMYAALYAGVGALYNSEQEAQQMATMIVIPLIIPILLMQAIMGDPNGTMSTVLSLIPLFTPLLMYLRILLETPPAWQVALGIGLCVLTVIFLTWISAKVYRVGIFMTGKKPTFKDIGRWIRA is encoded by the coding sequence ATGAATCTCTCTAATCTCTTTGTTGTTTTCAAACGCGAATACCTCCAGAGGGTCCGAACCGTCACATTCTGGATTTCCACAATCATCTTTCCCGTTTTTATGGGCGCCATCGTCTTTATCCCCATCCTGATCGGAGAAAAACAGAAGGCTGAGTTTAAAGTCGTCATCGTGGATCCCTCGGAAATTGTCTACCCCATGTTGAAAGAGGAACTGGACAAATCCCGCCATAACATCGAGCTGATCAAGTCCCGCACGGAAGATACGGACGAGTTGAAACGCGATGTTCTTGGAAAGAAATATAACGGATATCTGATCATTCCCAGAGATGTCCTGGAGACGGGTAAGGTTCAGTATTATGGAAGAAATGTGGCCAATGTTATCGGATTATCCCGTCTTGAAACCTATGTGAACCGGACCGTAATTGCAACCCGGCTCGGAGAGAGGGGGATTTCCAGGGAAGATGCGGGCCAGATCATTCAGCGCGTGGAGTTTGATACCTACAAGGTCACGGAAAAGGGGGAGCAAAAGGATAAGGGTGCCTCGTTCTTTATGGCATTTCTCCTTTTCCTGACGCTCTACATGGTGATTATCCTTTACGGCAGTTTCATTCTTCGAAGTGTGCTGGAGGAGAAAACCACCCGGGTCGTCGAGGTGCTGGTGACCACGATTAAACCCTTTCCCCTGATGATGGGAAAGATCATCGGCATCGCTGCTGTTGGATTTACGCAGTACATGATCTGGTTTGTCCTGGGGGCGGTCCTGTTTACCGCCGTGCTTCCCGGAACGGGTATGGCCAAGGAGATGGGAACGATGCCGATTACCCTGGGACAATCGATCTATTTCTTCGTATTTTTTATTCTCGGCTATTTTATGTACGCGGCCCTCTATGCCGGGGTCGGTGCTCTCTATAACTCCGAACAGGAAGCCCAGCAGATGGCGACGATGATCGTGATTCCCCTGATCATCCCCATCCTGCTGATGCAGGCCATCATGGGAGATCCAAATGGGACGATGTCCACGGTACTCTCTCTGATTCCCCTCTTTACGCCGCTTCTCATGTACCTGCGAATCCTGCTGGAAACCCCGCCCGCCTGGCAGGTTGCCCTCGGGATCGGTCTCTGTGTCCTTACGGTCATTTTCCTCACGTGGATCTCTGCCAAGGTCTACCGTGTCGGGATCTTCATGACCGGAAAGAAACCGACCTTCAAGGATATCGGCCGCTGGATCCGGGCCTGA
- a CDS encoding DUF4405 domain-containing protein produces the protein MSSTRFSGRVFVSLSMAVSFIVLILSSVVLYILPAGRVAYWTDWHLWGLNKDQWGSMHTVGGFAFILLGIVHLIYNWKLFLNYLVSKIHRTMDRKMEIAICLILNAAILVLCIQNWPPASTIMAWGNAFKVSWEKGIQQPPLPHAELLKLGDLLRRQSIDLHRALTLLAEKGVDATPDEMVGEIARRNEMTPAELFSLIAPLTPLPPDGIDPLPEGGGWGKKTVEQACNELEVPLDTGLQRLHAAGIEASAEDNLRALAEKRSRTPIEVAEMLRRD, from the coding sequence ATGTCTTCGACCCGGTTCAGCGGCCGTGTCTTTGTGTCCCTTTCCATGGCGGTTTCCTTTATCGTTCTGATCCTTTCCAGTGTTGTTCTATATATTCTCCCGGCCGGGAGAGTAGCCTACTGGACCGACTGGCACCTGTGGGGATTAAACAAGGATCAATGGGGAAGCATGCATACGGTGGGAGGATTTGCCTTTATTCTCCTCGGCATTGTTCACCTCATTTACAACTGGAAGCTTTTCTTGAACTACCTGGTATCCAAAATCCATCGCACGATGGATCGGAAAATGGAGATCGCCATCTGTTTGATCCTCAATGCCGCGATCCTCGTCCTTTGTATTCAGAACTGGCCTCCCGCATCGACGATCATGGCCTGGGGGAACGCATTCAAGGTTTCCTGGGAGAAGGGGATTCAGCAGCCTCCCCTTCCCCATGCGGAGCTCCTGAAACTCGGAGATCTTCTGCGCAGGCAGTCCATCGACCTGCACCGGGCACTCACTCTCCTGGCGGAAAAGGGTGTGGATGCCACTCCCGATGAGATGGTGGGGGAAATTGCCAGACGAAACGAGATGACTCCGGCTGAACTTTTTTCACTGATCGCGCCGCTGACTCCTCTCCCTCCTGACGGTATTGACCCCCTTCCCGAAGGAGGCGGCTGGGGAAAGAAGACGGTGGAACAGGCCTGTAATGAGCTGGAGGTACCCCTGGATACCGGGCTTCAAAGGCTCCACGCTGCAGGGATTGAAGCCTCCGCTGAAGATAATTTGCGAGCCCTTGCAGAGAAGCGGTCTCGAACCCCCATTGAGGTCGCGGAGATGCTTCGCCGGGACTAA
- a CDS encoding ATP-binding cassette domain-containing protein, producing MEAIELNQVVKTFDGTRAVDGVSLTIPRGTIYGLLGPNGAGKTTTIRMITDIYRPDEGEIRIFGDPPGYRVQHRIGYLPEERGLYRKMKVIEQLVFLGELKQVPAKEARKRAMEYLERFDLAEWALKKVEQLSKGMQQKVQFIGTVLHDPDLIILDEPFSGLDPVNQALLKEEIQGFVDRGKTVIFSTHVLPQAEQLCRDICLINHGKKVLDGHVEEIKARFAEPVILLTTDAEVEELRADGAHVVRRNGHVEVRLDNSLAPEAYLAELFSRHIPIQAFGPKEIDLESIFIKVVKDESL from the coding sequence ATGGAAGCGATAGAACTGAACCAGGTCGTAAAAACCTTTGATGGAACACGCGCAGTGGATGGTGTGTCCTTAACGATTCCCCGGGGGACGATTTACGGTCTTCTCGGGCCCAACGGAGCCGGAAAGACAACCACGATTCGGATGATCACCGATATTTACCGGCCGGATGAAGGTGAGATCCGGATTTTCGGTGATCCACCCGGATACCGCGTTCAGCACAGGATCGGATACCTTCCCGAAGAGAGGGGTCTCTATCGGAAGATGAAGGTGATTGAACAACTTGTCTTCCTGGGTGAATTGAAGCAGGTACCTGCGAAAGAAGCACGAAAACGGGCCATGGAATATCTGGAACGTTTCGACCTCGCAGAGTGGGCTCTGAAAAAGGTGGAACAGCTTTCGAAGGGGATGCAACAGAAAGTCCAGTTCATCGGAACGGTTCTTCATGATCCCGACCTTATTATTCTGGATGAGCCCTTCTCCGGTCTGGACCCTGTAAATCAGGCTCTTCTGAAGGAAGAAATTCAGGGCTTTGTCGACCGGGGGAAAACGGTGATCTTCTCTACGCATGTCCTTCCCCAGGCGGAGCAGCTCTGCAGGGACATCTGCCTCATCAACCACGGTAAGAAAGTTCTGGATGGCCACGTGGAAGAGATCAAGGCCCGTTTCGCCGAACCGGTAATACTTCTGACAACGGACGCAGAGGTTGAGGAACTGAGGGCCGATGGGGCTCATGTTGTCCGAAGGAATGGCCATGTGGAAGTGAGGCTTGACAATTCTCTCGCACCGGAAGCCTATCTGGCTGAACTCTTCTCCCGACATATTCCGATCCAGGCATTTGGTCCAAAGGAAATCGATCTGGAAAGCATCTTCATCAAGGTGGTGAAAGATGAATCTCTCTAA